A stretch of Halanaerobiales bacterium DNA encodes these proteins:
- a CDS encoding MBL fold metallo-hydrolase, which translates to MINMKNITIKTLIDNTSANPFIMAEWGLSIYLNINGKKILFDTGAGNSQVLVNNMEVMNVNPANIDLLVLSHGHKDHTGGLRNFLRKMNRKDESKNMKIITHPAALKSQYIKNIGSFGLPFTREELEKYGAKFKVSKEPSWITDGIVVSGEIPMKNNFEKIGEGFYLKFNKKDFDEEKIIKEENELGFKTNGDKFVKDKELIDDQAIFIKTDLGLIIILGCAHRGIINTINYAREITGIDDIYMVIGGTHTANASEQRMNSTINEIKRMDVKKIGVSHCTGLVSGCKLSRELGKEIFFHNNAGSTIKYEDDSLKINEF; encoded by the coding sequence ATATGAAAAATATTACTATTAAAACTTTGATAGATAATACTTCAGCTAATCCTTTTATTATGGCTGAATGGGGTTTGAGTATATATCTTAATATAAATGGAAAGAAAATACTTTTTGATACAGGAGCAGGTAATTCTCAGGTTTTAGTTAATAATATGGAAGTAATGAATGTTAATCCAGCCAATATAGATTTATTAGTATTAAGTCATGGACATAAAGATCATACTGGTGGACTTAGAAATTTTTTAAGGAAAATGAATCGAAAAGATGAAAGTAAAAATATGAAAATAATTACTCATCCTGCTGCTTTAAAATCTCAATATATAAAAAACATTGGTAGTTTTGGGCTTCCTTTTACTAGAGAAGAATTAGAGAAATATGGAGCAAAATTCAAGGTGTCAAAAGAACCAAGCTGGATAACTGATGGTATTGTAGTTAGTGGAGAAATACCAATGAAAAATAATTTTGAAAAAATAGGAGAAGGTTTTTATCTTAAATTTAATAAAAAAGATTTTGATGAAGAAAAGATTATAAAAGAAGAAAATGAACTAGGATTTAAAACAAATGGAGATAAATTTGTTAAAGATAAAGAATTGATAGATGACCAGGCAATATTTATAAAAACTGATTTGGGATTAATTATTATTTTAGGTTGTGCCCATCGTGGAATTATTAACACTATAAATTATGCTAGGGAAATAACTGGCATAGATGATATTTATATGGTAATAGGTGGAACCCATACTGCTAATGCTAGTGAACAGCGGATGAATTCAACTATTAATGAAATAAAAAGAATGGATGTAAAAAAAATAGGAGTTTCTCATTGTACTGGGCTGGTGAGTGGATGCAAATTATCACGGGAATTAGGAAAAGAAATCTTTTTTCATAATAATGCTGGCTCAACTATAAAGTATGAAGATGATAGTTTAAAAATAAATGAATTCTAA